In Desulfovibrio sp. X2, a single window of DNA contains:
- a CDS encoding glycoside hydrolase family 15 protein: MAGNGIRRQWGGGDDGPPRIEEYAYLSDCHSCALVALDGSIDWCCMPRIDSPSCFGRLLGRERGGYCRIAPEGTFTSERRYLDGTLVLETVFTTEGGSVRLRDCLAMREGGARAPRRQILRLVEGISGRVRLAMEVVPRFDYGAIRPWIRCHGEGAWSALGGADGLLVASDRELTLERRHDLRAVFDLAAGEKACLSLTHRPPELLDRESPGAVGGEGSDFPGLARMEQLLDETEAWWRRWSRRTRGCGPHKELSLRSGLVLKALTNAPTGAIAAAPTTSLPESMQAGRNWDYRLSWVRDSAFTLRALGRLGHDKEADRFGRFIERSAAGSAEELQIVFGVGGERRLYEREVPELGGYLGRGPVRVGNGAYTQEQLDIHGEMLDLAWRRHLRGHDPDADYWTFLREVVNRAASEWHRADRGIWEVRGEPRHFVHSKAACWTALARGAALAEEIGRPAPLSMWQSERDAVREAVEREGYDEERGVFVRSFGARDMDAALLLLPVMGFVDFADPRMVRTTDAVMEELFEDGLLRRYRAGGGPNGGPNGRQGDGLSGREGVFLACTFWLAECLARQGRIAKAREVFDRAASLGNDVGLFSEEYDTAAGRMLGNFPQGLTHLSLVAAALALDEADGECDGEPEDGRHANADGGKA, from the coding sequence ATGGCAGGCAACGGGATACGGCGGCAATGGGGCGGAGGGGACGACGGCCCGCCGCGCATCGAGGAGTACGCCTATCTCTCCGATTGCCACAGCTGCGCCCTGGTGGCCCTCGACGGCTCCATCGACTGGTGCTGCATGCCGCGCATCGACTCGCCGAGCTGCTTCGGCCGCCTCCTTGGCCGCGAGCGCGGCGGCTACTGCCGCATCGCGCCGGAGGGGACCTTCACCTCCGAGAGGCGCTACCTGGACGGCACGCTCGTGCTCGAGACGGTCTTCACGACCGAGGGCGGAAGCGTGCGCCTGCGCGACTGCCTGGCCATGCGCGAGGGCGGGGCGCGCGCCCCGCGTCGCCAGATTCTGCGCCTCGTCGAGGGGATCTCCGGGCGGGTGCGCCTGGCCATGGAGGTCGTGCCGCGCTTCGACTACGGCGCCATCCGCCCCTGGATCAGGTGCCACGGCGAAGGCGCCTGGTCGGCGCTGGGCGGCGCGGACGGCCTGCTCGTCGCCAGCGACCGCGAGCTGACCCTCGAGCGCCGCCACGACCTGCGCGCCGTCTTCGATCTGGCCGCGGGCGAGAAGGCCTGCCTCTCCCTGACGCACCGCCCGCCCGAGCTGCTGGACCGGGAGTCTCCCGGGGCGGTGGGGGGCGAGGGGAGCGACTTTCCCGGCCTTGCGCGCATGGAGCAGCTGCTCGACGAGACCGAGGCCTGGTGGCGGCGCTGGAGCAGGCGCACCAGGGGCTGCGGCCCGCACAAGGAGCTTTCCCTGCGCTCGGGCCTGGTGCTCAAGGCGCTGACCAACGCGCCCACCGGGGCCATCGCGGCCGCGCCCACCACCTCGCTGCCCGAGTCCATGCAGGCGGGCAGGAACTGGGACTACCGCCTGAGCTGGGTGCGCGACTCCGCCTTCACCCTGCGCGCGCTCGGCAGGCTCGGCCACGACAAGGAGGCCGACCGCTTCGGCCGCTTCATCGAGCGCAGCGCCGCGGGCAGCGCGGAGGAGCTGCAGATCGTCTTCGGCGTGGGCGGCGAGCGCCGCCTGTACGAGCGCGAGGTGCCGGAGCTCGGCGGCTACCTGGGCCGGGGCCCTGTGCGCGTGGGCAACGGCGCCTACACGCAGGAGCAGCTTGACATCCACGGCGAGATGCTTGACCTCGCATGGCGGCGGCACCTGCGCGGCCACGACCCGGACGCCGACTACTGGACCTTTTTGCGCGAGGTCGTGAACCGGGCGGCCTCCGAGTGGCACCGGGCGGACAGGGGCATCTGGGAGGTGCGCGGCGAGCCGCGCCACTTCGTGCACTCCAAGGCGGCCTGCTGGACGGCGCTCGCGCGCGGCGCGGCCCTGGCCGAGGAGATCGGCAGGCCCGCCCCGCTCTCCATGTGGCAAAGCGAGCGCGACGCGGTGCGCGAGGCCGTGGAGCGGGAGGGGTACGACGAGGAGCGCGGGGTGTTCGTGCGCTCCTTCGGTGCGCGGGACATGGACGCCGCCCTGCTCCTGCTGCCCGTGATGGGCTTCGTGGACTTCGCCGACCCGCGCATGGTGCGGACCACGGACGCGGTCATGGAAGAGCTTTTCGAGGACGGCCTGCTGCGCCGCTACCGCGCGGGCGGCGGCCCGAACGGCGGCCCGAACGGCAGGCAGGGCGACGGGCTCTCGGGGCGCGAGGGCGTCTTTCTGGCCTGCACCTTCTGGCTGGCCGAGTGCCTGGCCCGCCAGGGACGGATCGCGAAGGCCCGCGAGGTCTTCGACCGCGCGGCGTCGCTCGGCAACGACGTGGGCCTCTTCTCCGAGGAATACGACACGGCCGCGGGCCGCATGCTCGGCAACTTCCCGCAGGGGCTGACGCACCTCTCCCTCGTGGCGGCGGCCCTGGCCCTGGACGAGGCGGACGGGGAGTGCGACGGCGAGCCCGAGGACGGACGACACGCAAACGCAGACGGAGGAAAGGCGTGA
- a CDS encoding class I SAM-dependent methyltransferase — protein MKVNWPERVWINSPVRRLVQAREVRRMRALRGMPAGGHVLEIGCGNGAGARLVARTFAPRRVDALDIDMDLLRMARRIGPTPGTELLFMAGDAQRLPYEDGCLDAVFNFGIIHHLEDWRAGLREIARVLKPGGGFYFEEIYPPLYANFLFRRILAHPREDRFHGPEYRAGMAAAGLSLLPGYSESRFGILGAAVKDAGTARAAASA, from the coding sequence ATGAAGGTCAACTGGCCCGAGAGGGTCTGGATAAACAGTCCGGTGCGCCGCCTCGTGCAGGCCCGGGAGGTGAGGCGCATGCGCGCCCTGCGCGGCATGCCCGCCGGAGGCCACGTGCTCGAGATCGGCTGCGGGAACGGCGCGGGCGCGCGGCTGGTGGCCCGCACCTTCGCCCCGCGCCGCGTGGACGCGCTGGACATCGACATGGACCTTTTGCGCATGGCCCGGCGCATCGGCCCGACCCCGGGCACCGAGCTGCTGTTCATGGCCGGGGACGCCCAGCGCCTGCCCTACGAGGACGGCTGCCTGGACGCGGTCTTCAACTTCGGCATCATCCACCACCTGGAGGACTGGCGCGCGGGACTGCGCGAGATCGCCCGGGTGCTGAAACCCGGCGGCGGCTTCTACTTCGAGGAGATCTACCCGCCGCTCTACGCCAATTTCCTGTTCCGCCGCATCCTGGCCCACCCTCGCGAGGACCGCTTCCACGGCCCCGAGTACCGGGCGGGCATGGCCGCGGCAGGGCTTTCGCTCCTGCCGGGCTACTCCGAGAGCCGCTTCGGCATCCTCGGCGCGGCCGTGAAGGACGCAGGGACGGCGCGCGCCGCGGCGAGCGCGTAA
- a CDS encoding NADH-quinone oxidoreductase subunit B/C/D codes for MKHPGDLVLSGVDTIVNWCRKNSVWPFFFGLSCCFVEEATAFTARYDIARFGSEVFRGSPRQADVLIVSGTVFKKVAPGVLRLYEQMCEPRWVISMGSCSNTGGMYDVYSVVQGVDQILPVDVYVPGCPPRPEALLQGLVQLQELIARNERPARPIFHLSGGSQGGRRTPLLDGATKTRDPRGPGLSGTPIRGTSMTPPFFTDSRSEGMWAPPAGRVELTEGESALAAELARRFGDAVRPLEPTSDMPTFETSPEKAAEVLAFLKNESGPRYRRLEDLTAVDESARRPDPAHEQRFGPRPDFSLVYTLLSFDTASRLRLKVGLSGREPEAKSVTPVWPSANWYEREVYDMFGIRFAGHPNLKRIIMPDDWTGHPLRKEHPDRATSLAPYTTEEARRFQPLDGAVVIGRKAGEDDFILNFGPHHYSTHGIIRFVLDLQGEQIGAMQTEIGYHHRGAEKIGERQTWHQFIPYTDRLDYLGGVANNLSYVTAVEKLAGIEVPERAQCIRVMLSEFFRLSNHLLWYGTMVQDLGMMSAIFYAFRERETIMDIIEFVTGARLHPAWFRIGGTAMDLPEGWKERVDAFVKIFPKAIREYEALFTKNPIFKARTKGIGRLPLDQAMDWGVTGANLRASGLEWDLRRKIPYSGYQDYDFEIPTAAEGDCYARYLVRMEEMRQSLRIIEQAAARMPEGRYKAADYRYCLPQKEETLHHIESLIHHFINTSRGPRMPRGEAYAATEAPRGEQGFYVVSDGLNAAYRLHMRSPGYANVQALPLMSLGHTVADFVAIIGSVDYIMPDIDR; via the coding sequence CTGAAGCATCCGGGAGACCTCGTGCTCTCCGGCGTGGACACCATCGTCAACTGGTGCCGCAAGAACAGCGTCTGGCCCTTCTTCTTCGGCCTCTCCTGCTGCTTCGTGGAGGAGGCCACGGCCTTCACCGCGCGCTACGACATCGCCCGCTTCGGCTCCGAGGTCTTCCGCGGCTCGCCGCGCCAGGCCGACGTGCTCATCGTCTCGGGCACGGTCTTCAAGAAGGTGGCGCCCGGCGTGCTGCGCCTCTACGAGCAGATGTGCGAGCCGCGCTGGGTCATCTCCATGGGCTCGTGCTCCAACACCGGCGGCATGTACGACGTGTACAGCGTGGTCCAGGGCGTGGACCAGATCCTGCCCGTGGACGTCTACGTGCCCGGCTGCCCGCCGCGGCCGGAGGCCCTCCTGCAGGGGCTCGTGCAGCTGCAGGAGCTGATCGCGCGAAACGAACGGCCCGCGCGGCCCATCTTCCATCTTTCCGGCGGCAGCCAGGGCGGGCGGCGCACGCCCCTGCTCGACGGCGCAACCAAGACGCGCGACCCGCGCGGCCCCGGGCTTTCCGGCACGCCCATCCGCGGCACCTCCATGACCCCGCCCTTCTTCACGGACAGCCGCTCCGAGGGCATGTGGGCCCCGCCCGCGGGCCGCGTCGAGCTCACGGAGGGCGAGAGCGCGCTCGCGGCCGAGCTCGCGCGCCGCTTCGGCGACGCGGTGCGGCCCCTCGAGCCGACCTCGGACATGCCGACCTTCGAGACGAGCCCGGAGAAGGCGGCCGAGGTCCTGGCCTTCCTCAAGAACGAGAGCGGCCCGCGTTACCGCCGCCTGGAGGACCTGACGGCCGTGGACGAGTCCGCGCGCCGCCCGGACCCCGCGCACGAGCAGCGCTTCGGCCCCCGGCCGGACTTCAGCCTGGTCTACACCCTGCTCTCCTTCGACACGGCCTCGCGCCTGCGCCTCAAGGTCGGCCTTTCCGGCCGGGAGCCCGAGGCGAAAAGCGTCACCCCGGTCTGGCCCTCGGCCAACTGGTACGAGCGCGAGGTCTACGACATGTTCGGCATCCGCTTCGCCGGGCACCCGAACCTCAAGCGCATCATCATGCCCGACGACTGGACCGGCCATCCGCTGCGCAAGGAGCACCCGGACCGGGCCACCTCGCTCGCCCCCTACACCACGGAGGAGGCGAGGAGGTTCCAGCCCCTGGACGGCGCCGTGGTCATCGGGCGCAAGGCGGGAGAGGACGACTTCATCCTCAACTTCGGGCCGCACCACTACAGCACGCACGGCATCATCCGCTTCGTGCTCGACCTGCAGGGCGAGCAGATCGGGGCCATGCAGACGGAAATCGGCTACCACCACCGCGGCGCGGAGAAGATCGGCGAGCGCCAGACCTGGCATCAGTTCATCCCCTACACGGACCGGCTGGACTACCTGGGCGGCGTGGCCAACAACCTCTCCTACGTCACGGCCGTGGAGAAGCTCGCGGGCATAGAGGTGCCGGAGCGCGCGCAGTGCATCCGGGTGATGCTCTCCGAGTTCTTCCGCCTGAGCAACCACCTGCTCTGGTACGGGACCATGGTCCAGGACCTGGGCATGATGAGCGCCATCTTCTACGCCTTCCGCGAGCGCGAGACGATCATGGACATCATCGAGTTCGTGACCGGCGCGCGGCTGCATCCGGCCTGGTTCCGCATCGGCGGCACGGCCATGGACCTGCCCGAGGGCTGGAAGGAGCGCGTGGACGCCTTCGTCAAGATCTTCCCCAAGGCCATCCGCGAATACGAGGCCCTGTTCACCAAAAACCCCATCTTCAAGGCCCGCACCAAGGGCATCGGCCGACTCCCGCTGGACCAGGCCATGGACTGGGGCGTGACCGGGGCGAACCTGCGCGCCTCTGGGCTGGAATGGGACCTGCGCCGGAAGATCCCCTACTCCGGGTACCAGGACTACGATTTCGAGATCCCCACCGCGGCGGAGGGCGACTGCTACGCCCGCTACCTCGTGCGCATGGAGGAGATGCGCCAGAGCCTGCGCATCATCGAGCAGGCCGCGGCGCGCATGCCCGAGGGCCGCTACAAGGCCGCGGACTACCGCTACTGCCTGCCGCAGAAGGAAGAGACGCTGCACCACATCGAGAGCCTGATCCACCACTTCATCAACACCTCGCGCGGGCCCCGGATGCCGCGCGGCGAGGCCTATGCCGCAACAGAGGCGCCGCGCGGCGAGCAGGGCTTCTACGTGGTCAGCGACGGGCTGAACGCGGCCTACCGGCTGCACATGCGCTCGCCGGGCTACGCCAACGTCCAGGCCCTGCCGCTCATGAGCCTCGGCCACACCGTGGCCGACTTCGTGGCCATCATCGGCTCCGTGGACTACATCATGCCGGACATCGACCGCTGA
- a CDS encoding site-specific integrase — protein sequence MATITRRGMGQWQVKVRRKGYPVQTRTFDTRADAEAWSRGIESQMDRATFVSTTAAEKTSLAQAIDRYKKDVCPSLARGGIAQMANLDRLKENLGATSLATLDSAQISAYREIMLKTYSLQTVRHDMGLLNRVLKCCQIDWGINLPRGLPTANVRLPKMPRARERRLKPGEEERLLTAARQYGGEIADIIIFAIETAMRRNEIAQMRWEQVELRRKVVSLLSEQTKTGEPRQVPLSVKAAEILTKRNVDIGPVWRITPNAITTAFMRVTGRAGLDDLRFHDLRHEATSRLFEKGLNMMEVAEVTGHKTLEMLKRYTHLNAESLAVKLM from the coding sequence ATGGCGACGATCACGCGGCGCGGAATGGGGCAGTGGCAGGTCAAAGTCAGACGTAAGGGCTACCCGGTCCAGACGCGAACCTTCGATACCCGGGCGGATGCCGAAGCTTGGTCGCGTGGCATCGAGAGCCAGATGGACCGGGCGACGTTCGTCTCCACGACAGCAGCAGAGAAGACATCCCTTGCCCAGGCCATTGATCGCTACAAGAAAGATGTCTGCCCCTCTCTGGCGCGTGGCGGCATAGCCCAGATGGCTAACCTCGACCGCCTGAAAGAGAATCTCGGAGCGACCAGTCTCGCCACCCTGGATTCGGCGCAGATATCCGCCTACCGCGAGATCATGCTCAAGACCTACAGTCTCCAGACCGTCAGGCACGACATGGGGCTCCTCAACCGCGTCCTCAAGTGTTGTCAGATAGACTGGGGCATCAACCTGCCTCGTGGTCTTCCCACTGCAAATGTGCGTCTCCCAAAGATGCCGAGAGCCCGCGAGAGGCGACTAAAGCCAGGGGAAGAGGAAAGGCTGCTGACAGCTGCTCGTCAATATGGCGGTGAGATTGCAGACATCATCATCTTTGCCATTGAGACAGCCATGAGGCGAAACGAGATAGCGCAGATGCGCTGGGAGCAGGTGGAGCTGAGGCGTAAAGTAGTGTCGCTCTTGTCTGAACAGACTAAGACGGGTGAACCTCGTCAGGTTCCTCTGTCCGTAAAAGCTGCTGAAATCTTAACTAAACGAAATGTGGATATCGGACCGGTCTGGCGAATAACCCCTAATGCCATCACCACCGCATTCATGCGTGTTACTGGCCGTGCGGGGCTGGATGATCTTAGGTTTCATGACTTAAGGCATGAGGCTACCAGTCGATTATTTGAGAAAGGTTTGAACATGATGGAGGTGGCGGAAGTGACCGGGCATAAGACACTAGAAATGTTGAAGAGATATACGCATCTTAATGCAGAGAGTTTAGCGGTAAAGCTCATGTGA
- the ubiE gene encoding bifunctional demethylmenaquinone methyltransferase/2-methoxy-6-polyprenyl-1,4-benzoquinol methylase UbiE, giving the protein MNDHRVKAMFEEIAFSYDLQNSVLSLRRDVAWRKVLAEMIAAPAGGVVLDVAVGTAEVAQEICRRRPGLSVLGVDFSPAMLRVGHKKIAARGLSGRIALTQGDARALPVRSGSVDVVTISFGIRNIAERVAVLREFVRVLKPGGQVMVMEFGYPRNPVLHRLYRLYFDHVLPPVGNWLSRTDYAYSYLVESVDAFPTEPAFLAEMAEAGLSECAVRDLTFGIAKIYHGRKAG; this is encoded by the coding sequence GTGAATGATCACCGTGTAAAGGCCATGTTCGAGGAGATCGCCTTCTCCTACGACCTGCAGAACAGCGTGCTCTCGCTGCGCCGCGACGTGGCCTGGCGCAAGGTGCTGGCGGAGATGATCGCCGCCCCGGCGGGCGGCGTGGTCCTGGACGTGGCCGTGGGCACGGCCGAGGTGGCGCAAGAGATCTGCCGCAGAAGGCCGGGGCTCTCGGTCCTCGGCGTGGACTTCTCCCCGGCCATGCTCCGCGTGGGTCACAAGAAGATCGCGGCCCGCGGGCTTTCGGGGCGCATCGCCCTGACCCAGGGCGACGCGCGGGCCCTGCCGGTGCGGTCCGGCTCGGTCGATGTCGTGACCATCTCCTTCGGCATCCGCAACATCGCGGAGCGCGTGGCCGTGCTGCGCGAGTTCGTGCGCGTGCTGAAGCCCGGCGGCCAAGTCATGGTCATGGAGTTCGGCTATCCCCGGAATCCGGTCCTGCACAGGCTCTACCGCCTCTACTTCGACCACGTGCTGCCGCCCGTGGGCAACTGGCTGTCGCGCACGGACTACGCCTACAGCTACCTCGTGGAGTCCGTGGACGCCTTTCCTACGGAGCCCGCCTTCCTGGCCGAGATGGCCGAGGCCGGGCTTTCTGAGTGCGCGGTGCGCGATCTGACCTTCGGCATCGCCAAGATCTATCACGGACGAAAGGCCGGATAA
- a CDS encoding NADH-quinone oxidoreductase subunit A, which produces MQQLSGSLTQTLSPWQPGAFALVVFAVLVAGLIGVILFLTFWLNPRRDEREKARPYECSMLPTGQARFNYPTPFYLVATFFLLFDAEAVYVLTWALSFDRLDLAGWLHITFFIGVLLLSLFYIWRKGGLEWSVRPQR; this is translated from the coding sequence ATGCAGCAGCTTTCCGGATCCCTCACCCAGACCCTTTCCCCCTGGCAGCCGGGGGCCTTCGCCCTCGTCGTCTTCGCCGTGCTGGTGGCGGGGCTCATCGGGGTCATCCTCTTCCTCACCTTCTGGCTGAATCCGCGCCGCGACGAGCGCGAGAAGGCGAGGCCCTACGAGTGCAGCATGCTGCCCACGGGACAGGCGCGCTTCAACTACCCCACGCCCTTCTACCTCGTGGCCACCTTCTTCCTGCTCTTCGACGCGGAGGCGGTCTACGTGCTCACCTGGGCGCTGTCCTTCGACCGCCTGGACCTCGCGGGCTGGCTGCACATCACCTTCTTCATCGGAGTGCTGCTCTTAAGCCTGTTCTACATCTGGCGCAAAGGAGGGCTCGAGTGGAGCGTCCGTCCGCAGCGCTGA
- a CDS encoding UbiA family prenyltransferase, which produces MDSALTAQAPRGSGKLRLFLALSRTPHGLLDMATPVLAALLWLGRIPSAEVVILGCLAAFGGYTAVYALNDIVDHKVDREKLLASPPDKSQAYLDAAFVRHPIAQGLLPLREAVLWAAGWGLVALVCAAALNPVSAYILLLGCLLEVTYCKLLTVTSLRALISGVVKTLGGMAAVYAVDPAPSGWFVAGLFAWIFLWEIGGQNIPADWYDVGEDTCYEARTIPLCYGPRTASRVAAGSIAAALALSALVLALAPGGLSAPFLLTALALGACLTLLPVLRLMRDPFDAADKASRLFNLSSYYPAATLAVLLAQMVVSGLR; this is translated from the coding sequence GTGGACAGCGCCTTGACCGCCCAGGCACCGCGGGGAAGCGGGAAGCTCCGGCTTTTCCTGGCCCTTTCGCGCACGCCGCACGGCCTTTTGGACATGGCCACGCCGGTCCTGGCCGCGCTGCTCTGGCTCGGCCGCATCCCCTCGGCCGAGGTCGTCATCCTCGGCTGTCTCGCGGCCTTCGGCGGCTACACCGCCGTCTACGCGCTGAACGACATCGTGGACCACAAGGTGGACCGCGAAAAGCTCCTCGCCTCGCCGCCGGACAAGAGCCAGGCCTACCTGGACGCGGCCTTCGTGCGCCATCCCATCGCCCAGGGGCTGCTGCCCCTGCGCGAGGCCGTGCTCTGGGCCGCGGGATGGGGGCTCGTCGCGCTGGTCTGCGCCGCGGCGCTGAACCCGGTCAGCGCCTACATCCTGCTGCTGGGCTGCCTGCTCGAGGTGACCTACTGCAAGCTGCTCACGGTCACGAGCCTGCGCGCGCTCATAAGCGGCGTGGTCAAGACGCTGGGCGGCATGGCCGCGGTCTACGCCGTGGACCCCGCGCCCTCGGGCTGGTTCGTGGCCGGGCTCTTCGCCTGGATATTCCTCTGGGAGATCGGCGGGCAGAACATCCCGGCCGACTGGTACGACGTGGGCGAGGACACCTGCTACGAGGCGCGCACCATCCCGCTGTGCTACGGCCCGCGCACGGCCTCGCGCGTGGCCGCGGGCTCCATCGCCGCGGCCCTGGCGCTCTCGGCCCTGGTGCTCGCCCTGGCCCCGGGCGGCCTCTCCGCGCCCTTCCTGCTCACGGCCCTGGCCCTGGGCGCCTGCCTCACGCTCCTGCCCGTCCTGCGCCTCATGCGCGACCCCTTCGACGCGGCGGACAAGGCCTCCCGCCTCTTCAACCTCTCCAGCTACTACCCCGCCGCCACCCTGGCCGTGCTCCTGGCGCAGATGGTGGTGAGCGGCCTGCGCTGA
- a CDS encoding cytochrome d ubiquinol oxidase subunit II, whose product MMAVNPYADVWFLIIAAILFLYLALDGADLGVGLLLLLHGEDEGREAMIGTVSSVWHANQTWLVVLGGALFGAFPLVYSLLLPALYLPFLLLLMGLICRGVAMEYHHGAARPRGWLTALGLGSLCIVAAQALIAGALLSGLPVADGRYTGGFWDFLSLGALPVAALLLMADLMLGGAYLMRRVQGAPRRLAAKALGFGAAGTLLAGAWLAAWAVGGGRLDPSGAVAWYPVLGLAALVCLAMLAFSARRGGPVFPWAAGLMGSLLAALAATMYPFIVPGSVRIADAASPAGVLGIMTWMFAVLLPVMVCYNGYQYYVFRPRLGGND is encoded by the coding sequence ATGATGGCCGTGAACCCTTACGCCGACGTCTGGTTCCTGATCATCGCCGCGATCCTCTTCCTCTACCTCGCGCTCGACGGCGCGGACCTGGGCGTGGGGCTCCTGCTCCTGCTGCATGGCGAGGACGAGGGCCGCGAGGCCATGATCGGGACGGTCTCGAGCGTCTGGCATGCCAACCAGACCTGGCTCGTGGTCCTGGGCGGCGCCCTCTTCGGCGCCTTCCCCCTGGTCTACAGCCTGCTCCTGCCCGCCCTCTACCTGCCGTTCCTGCTCCTGCTCATGGGGCTCATCTGCCGTGGCGTGGCCATGGAATACCACCACGGCGCGGCCCGGCCGCGCGGCTGGCTCACGGCGCTGGGGCTCGGGAGCCTGTGCATCGTCGCGGCCCAGGCGCTCATCGCGGGCGCGCTGCTTTCCGGCCTGCCCGTGGCGGACGGCCGCTACACAGGCGGCTTCTGGGACTTCCTCTCCCTGGGCGCGCTGCCCGTGGCGGCGCTCCTCCTCATGGCCGACCTCATGCTCGGCGGGGCCTATCTCATGCGCCGCGTGCAGGGCGCGCCGAGGCGGCTCGCCGCCAAGGCCCTGGGCTTCGGCGCGGCGGGCACGCTCCTGGCCGGGGCCTGGCTCGCCGCCTGGGCCGTGGGCGGCGGCAGGCTCGATCCCTCGGGCGCCGTGGCCTGGTATCCGGTGCTCGGCCTCGCCGCCCTGGTCTGCCTGGCCATGCTCGCCTTCTCGGCGCGGCGCGGCGGTCCTGTATTCCCCTGGGCCGCGGGCCTCATGGGGAGCCTGCTGGCCGCCCTGGCCGCGACCATGTACCCCTTCATCGTGCCCGGCTCGGTGCGCATCGCCGACGCGGCCTCGCCCGCGGGCGTGCTCGGCATCATGACCTGGATGTTTGCGGTTCTCCTGCCGGTGATGGTGTGCTACAATGGGTATCAGTACTATGTGTTCAGGCCCCGCCTCGGCGGGAATGACTAG
- a CDS encoding cytochrome ubiquinol oxidase subunit I produces the protein MDFLGDHVFLSRLQFAATTMFHIAWPLLTIGLSIFLFTTEALWLRTREPAYYHHTRFWTKLFILNFAVGVASGIPLEFQFGTNWSAFSAMTGNFFGQILGFEGAMAFMLEAAFLYIMVYGWEKVSAGMHLFATGMVALGASLSAFWIMVANSWMHTPRGGFLSNKDGIYHITDWAAAVFTPDLFPGFGHMWLACLETSLFVIGGISAWYILRGVKTEFFLRSLKLALVAAVLVAPLQVLMGDRAGRMVTETQPAKLAALEAHWHTNAPGEGAPWAVVAWPDSDHDRNSFEIAIPYALSLLLTSSPTGRVVGLSSFPPEDRPPIVVPFYAFRVMMAIGFAMVLLMFWTLWVWRKGGLSPERAAGSRTLLRAWVVMAPLGYLATETGWVTREVGRQPWVLYNLIRTSEGASILPPAAVGWSLAAYLAVYTVLLGIFLWYARKLLLAGPDTTLPLPRQAASGPGRGGEA, from the coding sequence ATGGACTTCCTGGGCGATCACGTCTTCCTGTCGCGGCTGCAGTTCGCGGCCACGACCATGTTCCACATCGCCTGGCCGCTCCTGACCATCGGGCTCTCCATCTTCCTCTTCACGACCGAGGCCCTGTGGCTGCGCACGCGCGAGCCCGCCTACTACCACCACACCCGCTTCTGGACGAAGCTCTTCATCCTGAACTTCGCCGTGGGCGTGGCCAGCGGCATCCCGCTGGAGTTCCAGTTCGGCACCAACTGGAGCGCCTTCTCGGCCATGACCGGCAACTTCTTCGGCCAGATCCTCGGCTTCGAGGGGGCCATGGCCTTCATGCTCGAGGCGGCCTTCCTCTACATCATGGTCTACGGCTGGGAGAAGGTGAGCGCGGGCATGCATCTCTTCGCCACCGGCATGGTGGCGCTCGGCGCCTCGCTCTCGGCCTTCTGGATCATGGTCGCCAACAGCTGGATGCACACGCCCCGCGGCGGCTTTTTGAGCAACAAGGACGGCATCTACCACATCACCGACTGGGCGGCGGCCGTCTTCACCCCGGACCTCTTCCCCGGCTTCGGGCACATGTGGCTGGCCTGCCTGGAGACGAGCCTCTTCGTCATCGGCGGCATCAGCGCCTGGTACATCCTGCGCGGCGTGAAGACCGAATTCTTCCTGCGCTCCCTGAAGCTGGCCCTGGTCGCGGCCGTGCTCGTGGCCCCGCTGCAGGTCCTCATGGGCGACCGCGCGGGCCGCATGGTCACCGAGACCCAGCCCGCCAAGCTGGCGGCGCTGGAGGCCCACTGGCACACCAACGCGCCGGGCGAGGGCGCTCCTTGGGCCGTCGTCGCCTGGCCCGATTCCGACCACGACCGCAACAGCTTTGAGATCGCCATCCCCTACGCCCTGAGCCTGCTGCTCACGAGCTCCCCCACCGGCCGCGTGGTCGGGCTCAGCTCCTTCCCGCCCGAGGACAGGCCGCCCATCGTCGTGCCCTTCTATGCCTTCCGGGTGATGATGGCGATCGGCTTCGCCATGGTCCTGCTCATGTTCTGGACGCTGTGGGTCTGGCGCAAGGGCGGGCTCTCCCCCGAGCGCGCCGCGGGGAGCAGGACCCTGCTCCGGGCCTGGGTGGTCATGGCGCCGCTCGGCTACCTGGCCACGGAGACGGGCTGGGTCACGCGCGAGGTGGGCCGCCAGCCCTGGGTCCTCTACAACCTGATCCGCACCTCCGAGGGCGCGAGCATCCTGCCCCCGGCCGCGGTGGGCTGGTCGCTCGCCGCCTATTTGGCCGTGTACACCGTGCTCCTCGGCATATTCCTCTGGTACGCGCGAAAGCTGCTCCTGGCCGGGCCGGACACCACGCTGCCCCTGCCGCGGCAGGCCGCAAGCGGCCCCGGACGGGGAGGGGAGGCATGA